One segment of Calypte anna isolate BGI_N300 chromosome 4A, bCalAnn1_v1.p, whole genome shotgun sequence DNA contains the following:
- the SOWAHB gene encoding ankyrin repeat domain-containing protein SOWAHB — protein sequence MARELSQEAVLDFLWGAGGRAPNTELLRHFQRFLRDPTLTDEQRRERREYFKTLVNSLATVHPAAVPGASKDIVLRRRYRDLLDEDLAPAAEDRQEEEEEEEKDPLPPPRRDPDRRRGSPGEGAEKGRPGVGQLPGAAVAGGCAARGRGGPCCECRRARRAAAAPPPGPGAPLPAGPSRSPPPPARPPPYRTRPLSSAPWALHLEGPPRTRPPELPSGPGALTSAGLPPPRSSPLPPAGSPPFQTLQPPSARPARPRSPPLPPGSDGSAPFESLPPQHPRGPPPAQSLPSGPGGLSTDRLPQPRSLLQPPTRMSLLKAPAPSAGPGGRAPTRLSQSPLLSSGPRVPSPTGPPQFRSLLCSPGVLPLSRSLQTLPDSPSPSPLLVAGPDVLRSTRLLPAQSRSLQQLPTSPALSPSRRFRLLTPNRPTQPQALSLPSGPGVLPATMAHPSRSPSQSPTQPSPATPPPSQSLQPPPAKPPPSQSLQPPPATPPPSQSLLPSQGPAKPQAPSSSLPAPLPVFRSIRCQLALPDEQDIPASLSPDDCGTQPRTLPSKSSPRNSPSRVPAVPLGQREHAWLVAVSAGRWARVRGLFLEEPELALQKDFMSGFTVLHWLAKHGDGTGLQELAAAARQAGLALDVDARTGCGYTPLHLAAIHGHQLVIKVLVLQLGCQVQVRDSSGRRPWEYLGSSTSGEIWQLLEAPRGTIMFPTQPLDLSVSSASKGSLSAGRAALPACLRLQHGRKAASQPADSEGD from the coding sequence ATGGCGCGGGAGCTGAGCCAGGAGGCCGTGCTGGACTTCCTCTGGGGGGCCGGGGGCAGAGCCCCCAACACGGAGCTGCTCCGCCACTTCCAGCGCTTCCTCCGCGATCCGACGCTGACGGATGAGCAGCGGCGGGAGCGGCGGGAATATTTCAAGACCCTCGTCAATTCCTTGGCCACCGTCCACCCCGCCGCCGTCCCCGGCGCCTCCAAGGACATCGTCCTCCGCCGCAGGTACCGCGACCTTCTCGATGAGGACCTGGCGCCGGCGGCAGAGGAtcggcaggaggaggaggaggaggaagagaaggaccCGCTGCCGCCGCCCCGACGCGACCCGGACCGGCGGCGGGGGTCCCCAGGGGAGGGGGCGGAGAAGGGGCGGCCCGGCGTGGGGCAGCTCCCGGGGGCCGCCGTCGCGGGGGGCTGTGCCGCCCGGGGTCGCGGCGGACCCTGCTGCGAGTGCCGCCGGGCTCGCCGCGCCGCTGCCGCTCCGCCGCCTGGCCCCGGGGCTCCGCTCCCCGCCGGGCCGtcccgctccccgccgccccccgcccgcccgcccccaTACCGGACCCGACCGCTCTCCTCGGCGCCCTGGGCTCTGCACCTCGAAGGGCCGCCCCGCACCCGGCCCCCGGAGCTACCGTCGGGGCCTGGGGCGCTCACATCCGCGGGGCTGCCACCGCCCCGATCGTCGCCGCTGCCTCCCGCCGGGTCGCCCCCTTTCCAGACCCTGCAGCCGCCCTCTGCCAGAccggcccggccccgctccccACCGCTGCCACCGGGGTCCGACGGGTCAGCCCCTTTCGAGTCCCTGCCACCGCAACACCCGAGAGggcctcccccagcccagtcCCTGCCATCGGGCCCCGGGGGGTTGTCCACCGACCGGCTGCCTCAGCCCCGgtctctgctgcagccccccacCAGGATGTCCTTATTGAAGGCCCCAGCACCTTCAGCAGGTCCAGGGGGGCGAGCCCCCACCAGACTATCCCAGTCCCCTTTGCTGTCATCGGGTCCCAGGGTGCCGTCCCCCACCGGGCCGCCCCAGTTCCGGTCCCTGCTGTGTTCCCCGGGGGTGCTGCCCCTGTCCCGCTCCCTGCAGACGCTCCCTGACAGCCCCTCCCCGTCCCCCCTGCTTGTAGCCGGCCCAGATGTGCTGCGTTCCAccaggctgctcccagcacagtCCAGGTCCCTGCAGCAACTacccaccagcccagcccttTCCCCATCAAGGAGATTCCGGCTGCTGACTCCCAACAGACCAACCCAACCTCAAGCCCTGTCACTGCCATCAGGTCCTGGGGTGCTGCCTGCCACCATGGCACACCCATCCCGATCCCCATCACAATCCCCCACCCAGCCATCCCCTGCCACACCACCCCCATCCCAgtccctgcagccacccccTGCCAAACCACCCCCATCCCAGTCCTTGCAGCCACCCCCTGCTACACCACCCCCATCCCAGTCCCTGCTGCCATCCCAGGGCCCTGCAAagccccaagccccatccagcagcctcccagcaccACTGCCTGTCTTCAGGAGCATCAGGTGCCAGCTTGCCTTGCCGGATGAGCAGGACATCCCCGCATCCCTGTCACCAGATGACTGCGGGACGCAGCCCCGCACTCTGCCCTCCAAGAGCTCCCCTCGGAACTCCCCGAGCCGGGTGCCGGCGGTACCGCTGGGGCAGCGGGAGCACGCCTGGCTGGTGGCGGTGTCTGCGGGGCGCTGGGCGAGGGTGCGGGGGCTGTTCCTGGAGGAGCCGGAGCTGGCCCTGCAGAAGGACTTCATGTCGGGTTTCACCGTCCTGCACTGGCTGGCCAAGCACGGGGACGGGACGGGCCTGCAGGAGCTGGCGGCAGCGGCGCGGCAGGCTGGGCTGGCCCTGGACGTGGACGCCCGCACGGGTTGCGGGTACACTCCGCTGCACCTGGCTGCCATCCACGGCCACCAGCTTGTCATCaaggtgctggtgctgcagctgggctgccAGGTGCAGGTGCGGGACAGCAGCGGGCGCCGGCCCTGGGAGTACCTGGGCAGCTCCACCTCGGGGGAGAtctggcagctcctggaggCACCCCGAGGGACCATTATGTTCCCCACGCAGCCCCTGGACCTCAGCGTGTCCTCTGCCAGCAAGGGATCGCTGTCGGCTGGCAGGGCAGCGCTACCCGCATGCCTCAGGCTCCAGCACGGCCGCAAGGCAGCGTCCCAGCCGGCGGACAGCGAGGGGGACTGA